The segment GATGACCTTCAGCTCTGGGTTCTGCTGCTTGTAGGAGCAGGCTTCCAGAATGTTTTCAATGGCTTCGGTCTTGGCGCTCTCGATAAAACCGCAGGTGTTCACAAGGATCACATCTGCTTCGGCCAGATCTGCCACGGTCTCGTGGCCGGCAGACAGCAGGATGTGCACCATCACATCCAGATCGACCTGATTTTTGGGGCAGCCAAGGGAGATACATGCAATTTTCATAGGGGGTGATACTCTCTTTCTCTTTTGAGGGGATGCTTTTAAAATTTACGATTTCATGATTTAAAATGCGCTCCGCGTTCGCTTTGCGCATAGACAGCGGAAGAATTATTTTAAATTTCGGGTCACAGGAAAGTCTGCGGACTTTCCTGTGACCCATTTTCACGGAGAGGAGTCGCGGAGGGAAGCAGCTGCTGCCGCGCCTGCTTTCTATGGAAGCGGCGGTGCGGCGGGAAGTTTTCTGCGAACTGCGGAACCCTCTCAGTCACGCCTCCGGCGTGCCAGCTCCCCCGAGGGGGGAGCTTTTGGCGATGCGGTAAAGTTTCCGGTTTCGTCAGGCTCCCTCTTTGAGGGAGCTGGCATCGCGCAGCGATGACTGAGAGGGTTCTACTCCTCCTCCGCCCTGCGGATGGCTTCCTTCACCACCGGGTAGGCAAAGCCCCGGCGCATGAGGGCAGCAGTCACAAGGTCGCGGCGGCCATCGGCCAGCTTTTTCATATAGCGGCTTTGCACCAGAGCGGCGGCAGCTTCCAGCTCCGGGCTTTCGCCGTCCTCATCTGGGGCATAGACGCTTTCCAGTGCCTGCTCGATCTGCGTACCGGAAAGGCCCTTCTGCCGCAGGTTCTGGGCCGCCGCACGGCGGCTCTTGCGGGCAGCAAGCAGGCTGTGGGCACGGGCCTCGGCATAGCGGTCATCGTTTACGTAATCCCGCTCCACCATTTCTGCCACGGCTGCAGCCGCAGCCTGCTCCGTAAAACCATAGCACAGCCGCTCGTACAGCTGGGCCGAGGACATTTCCCGCGAGGCCAGCGCATCCAGTGCGCGGGCGCGGGCCTTGGCCGGGTCGGCACACTTTTCTTCTTCCGGCTTCGGGCGGCGGCGTTTATAAAAGGACATTTAATCCTCCACCATGATATCCAGCTCGCTCTCGCTGCTGCGGGCAGGTGCCTTGACCACCGGCTCCTTAGCGTCCTTTGCCGCTTCTGCAGGCTCTTCGGCCTTGGAAGAAGCATTCTTGCCTGCCGGGCGGCGGGAAGCGTACAGCTTGTCGGCATTGGCGCGGATCTGGCCCTCGATGTCGTTTGCGATCTCGGGATTGTCCTTCAGGAACTGCTTTGCGTTGTCGCGGCCCTGCCCCAAACGGACATCGCCATAGTTGAACCATGCGCCGCTCTTCTGCACGATGCCCAGCTTCACGCCCACATCGATGAGTTCACTCATCTTGGAGATGCCCTCGCCGAACATGATATCGAACTCTGCCTCACGGAACGGAGGTGCCACCTTGTTCTTGACGATCTTGGCGCGGGTGTGGTTGCCGATGAACTGGCCGGAGGAGTCCTTCAGGCCCTCCACGCGGCGGATGTCGATGCGCACCGAGGCGTAATATTTCAGGGCACGGCCACCGGTGGTGACCTCCGGGTTGCCGTACATCACGCCCACCTTCTCGCGCAGCTGGTTGATGAAGACGCAGACCGTGTTGGTCTTGCCGATGACCGAAGTCAGCTTGCGCATGGCCTGACTCATCAGGCGGGCCTGCAGGCCCACATGGCTGTCGCCCATTTCGCCCTCGATCTCAGCCCTCGGCACCATGGCGGCAACCGAGTCCACCACGATGGCATCGATGGCACCGGAGCGCACCAGTGCTTCGCAGATCTCCATGGCCTGCTCGCCGGTGTCCGGCTGGCTGACCAGGAGATTATTGATGTCCACGCCCAGCGCTTCGGCATAGGTGGGGTCCAGTGCGTGCTCCACGTCAATGAAAGCCACTTCGCCGCCCTGCTTCTGGGCTTCGGCCAGAATGTGCAGTGCCAGCGTGGTCTTACCGCTGGATTCCGGGCCGTACACCTCAATGATGCGTCCGCGGGGCACACCGCCCACGCCCAGAGCCAGATCCAGACCCAGACTGCCGGTGGAAATGGCATCCACCTGCATGGAGGCGTTGTCGCCCAGCTTCATCACGGCACCCTTGCCGAACTGCTTTTCGATCTGGGCCAGCGCAGTGGCCAGTGCGTCCTTTTTTGCCTCCGGCTCGGTCTTTTTGGTGGCCGGGACAACGGTGTTGTTGTTCTGATTTTTCGCCATAGCGTGCTGCTCCTTTTCTTCCTGCTGCCCGCCGTGCGCGGGCTGTCCGTATACCTTCCAGTATAGTATACCACAAAATCAAAATATTACAACAAGAAGTTGTTTGCTTTTTTCGTTTGATCAGCCGGGTCTGCGGGCGATCATGCACCGGTCGTTGCCGCCAAAATCCTTGCGGCACGCAATGTCTGCCCAGCCGTTTGCAGCCAGCAGTGCCGTCACAGCTTCCCTCTGCTGCCAGCCGATCTCCAGCACCAGTGCGCCGCCGGGCCGCAGCAGCTTCTGGTAATGCTGTGCAAGGGCACGGTAAAACACAAGGCCGTCCTCCCCCGCTTCCAGCGCCATGGCCGGTTCCTGTGCCACCTCCGGCTGCAGGTGCCGCATCTCCTCGGCAGTGAGATACGGCGGGTTGGATACGATGAGGTCAAGCTCCCCTTCCGGTGCACTTTTCCAGTAGGTGAACAGATCCCCCTGCACCGGCTCCACCGCATAGGCCGGCTTTGCCTTTGCGCGCAGGGCATTCAGTGCCGGGCCCCAGTCAAAGGCCGGTGCAGCCTCCTGCTCAAAGGCAGCAGGCTCCAGCAAGTCCTCCGTCTGCCCGCCCTGCCCTTTCAGGGCACAGCGGCAGTTCTTTTCCAGATAAACAAAGGCTTCCGGGCTTTTTTCCACGCAGGTCACCTGCGCCGCCGGGCAGAAGCGCTTGACGCCCAGCCCCAGACAGCCGGTCCCCGCGCAGAGATCCAGCACCCGGGGCGCGGCAATGCCCGTCAGGGTATTGGCAGCCGCTTCCGCTACCACCTCGGTGTCTGCACGGGGGCAGAGCACACCGGGGCCAACGGCAAGGTCAAAATCCAGAAAGCTCCAGATCCCGCACAGGTATTGCAGCGGTTCCCGCTGCTCACGGCGCGTGCAGAGGTTTTCCAGCTTTTCCGCTTCCTCCGTGGTCAGCACTCGGTCAGAAAGGCGGGCATCCCGCCCGGCTGCCGCACGGAACAGCTCCCGTGCATCGTAATCCGCATCCGGACAGCCTGCGGCGACAAGCCGCGCTTCCACCCTGCGCACCGCTTCCCGCGGAGACAGACCTGCACTTACCATCTGCCGTCCTCCGGGTTCTCGGGCAGCACAGGGGTCACGGCGGCAATGGCCACCTCGATCATGCTGTCGTCCGGTTCAAACACGGTCAGGTGCTGCACCCAGATGCCGGGTTGGCGGATGATGCGGGTGGCGATGTTGTCTGACCGACCGCACCATTTGAGCAGCTCGTAGCTGATGCCCATGACCACCGGCAGCAGCAGCAGCTTGAACAGTACCCGCAGGCCGATGCTGCCCCAGGGCAGAACGCTGTACAAAAACACGCTGACGATGACCACCAGAATGAGGAAACTGGTGCCGCAGCGGGGATGGAAGCGGGTGTATTTGCGCACATTCTCCACGGTCAGCGCGTCACCGGCCTCGTAGCAGGCAATGGTCTTGTGCTCGGCACCGTGGTACTCGAACACCCGGTGGATTTCCTTCATTCTGGAAATACCCACCATATAGGTCAGGAAGATAGCGACCTTGAGCACAGCTTCCAGCACCACCTTGCCCCAGCGGCCCAGCGTGATAAAACGGCTCACGCCGCCCACGATGAGGGTGGGCAGCACCGTAAAGAGCAGGATCGCCAGCAGGCCGCCCACCACAGCGGCGCAGGCCAGCAGGGCATCCTCAGCCTTCTGGCCGAAATGCTCTCCCACCCATTTTTCAAAGGCGGTCTCCTCTTCCTCGGGGTCGTAGTCGTCCCCCATGCTCACCTGAGCGGAGTACATCATGTAGTGGTAGCCCACGATCAGACTTTCGATCATGGAGATGGCGCCGCGCACCAGCGGGATCTTGGTCCAGATGCCATGGTTCTTCACGGGGTCGATCTTGGTCTCAATGGTGCCGTCCGGCTTGCGCACCGCGCAGCAGATGAGCTTTGGGCCGCGCATCATAATGCCTTCCATCAGTGCCTGACCGCCCACACTGGTCTTGAAACGTTCCTTTTTTGGTTGATTCATTGGGTTCTCCTATCGGATCATATTTTTCCCGGTCATTTTACCACATAATTGTGACAAAATCTGTATCTGCAAAGCACAAAAAGCTGCCGGTGTGCAATGTTTATGCAGGCTTTATACCTTATGGTACAGCGGCAGGCCCAGTGTGACCACCGTGCCCCGGCCCAGCGTGCTCTTGATGTCCATGGTGCCGTCCAGCGCCGTCATGATGGAATCCACCAGCGCAAGGCCGATGCCGCTGCCCCGCACCGAGTTGCTGCCCTTGTAGAACTTGGTCTTGACATTTTCCAGATCTTCCGGCGGGATGCCGCGGCCCTGATCGATGATCTCCACAAAGGCCTTGTACTCCCCTGCCCACAGCTTGACCGTGATGCGTCCGCCGGGTGCTGAATATTTGATGGCATTGTCCATGATGTTGATGAACACCTGCCGCAGACGATCCGGGTCTGCATAGACCGGAATCATTTCCTCCGGCTCCGTGTAGCTGAGGATGAGTCCCTCCCGCTGGATCCGTGCCTCACAGAAGAGCACTGCGTCGGTCAGCTCTGCCACAAGATCCAGCGGGCGGCAGTCCATGCGGATGCGGCCGTTCTGCAGGCGGCTGAAGTCCAGCAGCTCTTCCACCATGTTGTACAGGCGTCCGGTCTCGTTGTTGATGATTTCAAGGCCCTTGCGGTAGTTTTCATCCGCCGGGTCATCCAGTGTGCGCAGGGTCTCCACCCAGCCCCGGATGGAGGTGAGCGGGGTACGCAGCTCGTGGGACACCGAACTGATGAATTCATTCTTCATTTTCTCGGTCTCTTCCAGACCTTCCGCCATCTGGTTGATGGTACCGCGCAGGCGGTCCACCTCGTCCCGCTCGTCGCCGGTGACCGGCAGGCGCACGTCCAGCTCACCCCGGGCGATGCTGGCTGCGGTGCGCTCCACCTGACCCAGCGGCACTACGATGCTGCGGATGAAGTACAGGCCGGACATCACGGTGAAGGCAAGGATCACCGCCGCGATCACAACACTTACCGCGATGGCGTTCTTGATCTGCGCTCCCACAAGGGTCAGGCTGGTGACAAGACGCATCGCCGCCACATCTTCGGCGGCGTATGGCACCAGATAGCAGGCCGCCATCACCAGCTCGCCGGACTGGGTGCGGTAGACCGCCACGCCAAGACCATCGGAAGCCTCCTGCGCCTGCTCAAAGTCGGTTCCGGTCACAATGCCGTCCGCGCTCGTGCCGCTGGAAGACGCAATGACCCCGCCATAGCTGTCCAGCAGCATGAATTCATATTTATCCTTGTCGGCAAACTGCTCCACCATGCGGCGCAGCGCCATGCTGCGGATCGATGCGGTGCTCTGCACGGTGTCGCCGGTGTACATTTTCAGCTGGCCGGATACCGAGGAGAACCGCCGGTACATGGTCTGCTGAACGCTGTTATAATAGCTGCGTGTGTAGTTGTACAGGAACATGGTTTCGGCCAGCAGCACCAGCAGCACAGTGATGAGCAGGCTGCCGCACAGCCATCGACGGGTGATCCCGCTTCGCATGGCGTTCTCCTCCTTTCAAACGATTTAGAATTGTCTCCGCTTCGCTCTAACAATATCAGCGGAAAAATTATTTTTTATATTTGTAAATTAGAAAAATCTGCGGATTTTTCTAATTTACTTTTTCACGGAAGGGGTCGTAATAGTTAACGACATCTGCTGCTGTCAGCCTTCGGCTGTCGCGCAGCGACTCTCAATCGGCGTAACACAAAAAATCCTTTAGCAAAGCGACTTGGATTTTTTGTATGGAGCCCAACTGCTTTGGGATTATTAAGGGCGAGTAGCCCTTAATTCGTGCCTCCCGCGCCTCGAAAGTAGCGGATACCTTGCCGCGCTGAACACGCGGCATTTGCTGCGCAAACCGATCTGCGGCTTAAAAGCCCCACTGGGGCTTTCATGCCCTGCGGGCACCGCCGTCCTTTCTGGTTCTCTTTTGGCACACAAAAGAGAACATACCCGGCGGCGATACATTTTTCAAAAGCCCTTAAGCCCAACCCACGCGACTACGCTCTGAAGCATCATTCCTCCCACCTGTATCCATAGCCCCACACAGTGAGGATATGGGCGGGCTTGCTGGGTTCGTCCTCCACCTTCATACGCAGGCGGCGGATGTTCACATCCACGATCTTCACGTCACCAAAGTAATTTTCACCCCACACGCCCTTCAGGATCTTCTCACGCACCAGCGCGATGCCGGGATTGCGGAAAAACAGCTCCATGATCTGGAATTCCACCTGTGTCAGCTCGATGGGCTGGCCTGCCTTGAGCAGCACACGGCGGTTCTCGTCCAGCACAAATTCGCCGCTGGTGAGCATTCCCAGCGGGCTGGACTTTTCCTTTTCGTCCCCGCCTGCCGTGCGGCTGACGCGGCGGCAGAGCGCTTCCACCCGGGCCAGCAGCTCGCTGACGCTGAAGGGCTTGGTCATATAGTCGTCTGCGCCGATGGACAGGCCGCGGATCTTATCCTGTTCCTGTCCCTTGGCACTGAGGATGATGATGCCGATCTTCTGGTCGGTGCGGCGGATGGTCTCGCACAGCGAGAAGCCGTTCATGCCCGGCAGCATCACATCCAGGATGGCCGCATCGCAGCCCGGTTTCTGCTCCAGCAGAGGCAGAGCCGCCTCGGCGCTCTCGGCTTCCACCGCCTCCATGCCTGCAAGACGCAGGTTCAGCGCGATCATTTCGCGGATATTGGCTTCATCTTCTACCACAAGCACTCGTACCATGAACTGTTCCTCCGTTCCTTAATTGAGCAGATGCAGCGCCTTGGACAGGCGGTAGTTCTTATCACTGATCTCCACATCCGGGGCAAGTTTCGCCTGCATCTGGCGGGACGCCACGATGCCAAGGCGGGTCCATCCCTTCAGGCTGGATGTGGTGCGCACCAGACGCAGGGTCATTACCAGCTCATCCTCATCCACCGTGCGCAGCTCCACGGCGCCGTCGTATTGTTCGCTGTCGGTAAGCTTCAGGTTGCCCTCCCACTCCATGGGCAGTTCGATATAACAGTTGGTCTCCTCGTCCAGCAGGCCGAAGCTTTTTTCCGGATTCGGGCTGGTATAATCCATCCAGACGATAAAGTCCATGCGGCGGCTCTGGCTCATATTCAAAAGGCCGGCCTCATCGGGCTGGGTGGGGATCTCCACGATGCCGTCGCCGTCCAGATCCTGACTGACCAGACTGGGCACATTGCGCAGGGATGCGGTGTAAAGCTTTTCGGTGCTGATCTGGTCGGCGGGCACCATCTGCTGCGTGTCCTCGTCAAAGTACAGCAGCACCGACGCCAGATTGTTGCCGGAAATACCGGTCCAGCCATCCAGCACCAGATAGTGCCTGCCATCCGCACCCACGCCTGCCGCCACCGAGGCGCAGCCCGAGAAGCGGTCGGCAGAAAGGCCCATGACTGCTACCTGCTGGAAGGAGCCCTCCTTATCTACGGTCAGCAGCTCGATCTGCACGCCGCCGTCCTCCAGCGTGGACATCAGGATCAGATCCTGACTGCCCCCGCCGGTGATATCCTCTACCAGATACTGCTGATACTGCTGTTCCAGAATGGTGGAAAGCTCTCCGTCTGTGTAGGAATACACCGCCAGATAGTGGTCGCCCTGTGCGGCCACATAGCCCACCACCAGCTGGCTGGCATCGCCCGGCTGCAGCTGCGCAAGGCCCACAGAATCCACCGTATCGGCAAGGCCCTCCGCGTTCTGGCGCACCTGCCACATTCCATCGCTGCCCTTTTGCAGGATCGCGACACAGACATTGGAGCTCTGGGCCGTGGTATAAAGCACCGCCGCATCCTGCTGGCCGTCACCGTCCAGATCATGGATGAGGAACGGCGAAAGCAGGTCGCCCTGCATAGGGTACTTGAGCTGTGCGCTCTCCCCCAGCCAGTCGTTCAGCGCCGTCTGCACATCGCCGTAATCACCCGAGAGCTTGGGTGCACGCAGAAGCTCTTCCACCTGCACCTGTTCGCCCGGCATACTGCAGCCTGCAAGACACAGGCACAGCAGGGTGCACAGCAGCCACCGGCAAAACCGTTTGGAATGTTTCAACCGCTGCACCTCCTTTGTGTGGAAAACTTGTCCGGCCAAAGGCCGAAAATACGCTATTGTCAGTATACCACGGGCCGGGCGCAATGCCAACACCTGAAAATGAGAAAGAGGCCGCCGCACAGCCTTTTGTGCAGCAGCCCCTTTGGGGTTTCAGCGGTTATTCTTCGGTTTTGTCAAACAGGCCCTTCTGCTTGGCCTTTTCCCATGTGGTGCACACGCGCAGCTTGCTGACGGGGAAGTGCGGGTTGAATTTATTGTTGTCCGCATCATCCTTCATCAGATCCTGCTCCACTGCCCAATGGGCGGCCTTCTGTGCGTCGGTATCGTCCTCGTCGATATCGCTGTAGAGGGCGGTGCTCACAGGTTCGGGCTTATCGGCACGCTCCCACAGCAGCTCGGCCAGCTCAATGCGGTTGGAGGGCATGGGGATGCCGGGCATATTGATGACGCGGTAGATGCCGGTACCGGCTTCATAGATGATAGCACCTGCGGCAGCACCCACGACCACAGCAGAGAGCGCGCCCTGAATGTTGCCGGCGGCATCGCCGCCCGTACCGGGGTCAACGATCTCATCTTCATACTCGGCAGTGACGAACACGTCATAATCCGGAACGGTCAGTGTCGCTGTTTCCGGGTCCTCGGAGTTGGGGACTAAGACATCATGCACCTCGGTCACACCATCGGCTGCAATTTTTTCCACCTTCCAGCCGGTGCACTGTTTGCCCTCTTCGTTGGAGAAAGCATTCAGGGTCACTTTCGTGCCAGGCAAAAACTGGCTGTAAGGCCGCACATCTTCACCTTCAACAGCCATGGTAGCATGGATGGGGTTTACATAATACCTGCCCGACACACGTGTGTTAAAGTAGCGGTACTCCGTGCCGTCTTCATTTTTCTGGTAGTCAATGATATAACCCGGGTCTGCGCTGACCAGCTTCAGGTCTTTCTGGTAATGAGAGTTCGTCTTCTTGGTGACCTTCGTCTCTTTCGATACGTTCTCGGCACTTATTACAGCCATTGGTGCAAAATCTTCTGTAAGATTAAATTCATATGTCCCGGGCTGAACATTATACAGCCTAAGATCACCGTAATCGTCAGCTGAGCCGGTATTTTCAAATGTTACATTTTTCAGTTCAGGGTATTTACTGCCAACCCTAGTACAAATTCCAGCGCCCTTGACACTCGCATTCACCTTGAGTGTTACATTCTCAATTGTGGCAGAAGGTGCCTCCGTAAGAATTGCGTTCACGAGTCTTCCTGTACCCTCAAAGGTTCCACCTG is part of the Faecalibacterium sp. HTF-F genome and harbors:
- a CDS encoding DUF1385 domain-containing protein, encoding MNQPKKERFKTSVGGQALMEGIMMRGPKLICCAVRKPDGTIETKIDPVKNHGIWTKIPLVRGAISMIESLIVGYHYMMYSAQVSMGDDYDPEEEETAFEKWVGEHFGQKAEDALLACAAVVGGLLAILLFTVLPTLIVGGVSRFITLGRWGKVVLEAVLKVAIFLTYMVGISRMKEIHRVFEYHGAEHKTIACYEAGDALTVENVRKYTRFHPRCGTSFLILVVIVSVFLYSVLPWGSIGLRVLFKLLLLPVVMGISYELLKWCGRSDNIATRIIRQPGIWVQHLTVFEPDDSMIEVAIAAVTPVLPENPEDGRW
- a CDS encoding regulatory protein RecX, translating into MSFYKRRRPKPEEEKCADPAKARARALDALASREMSSAQLYERLCYGFTEQAAAAAVAEMVERDYVNDDRYAEARAHSLLAARKSRRAAAQNLRQKGLSGTQIEQALESVYAPDEDGESPELEAAAALVQSRYMKKLADGRRDLVTAALMRRGFAYPVVKEAIRRAEEE
- a CDS encoding sensor histidine kinase yields the protein MRSGITRRWLCGSLLITVLLVLLAETMFLYNYTRSYYNSVQQTMYRRFSSVSGQLKMYTGDTVQSTASIRSMALRRMVEQFADKDKYEFMLLDSYGGVIASSSGTSADGIVTGTDFEQAQEASDGLGVAVYRTQSGELVMAACYLVPYAAEDVAAMRLVTSLTLVGAQIKNAIAVSVVIAAVILAFTVMSGLYFIRSIVVPLGQVERTAASIARGELDVRLPVTGDERDEVDRLRGTINQMAEGLEETEKMKNEFISSVSHELRTPLTSIRGWVETLRTLDDPADENYRKGLEIINNETGRLYNMVEELLDFSRLQNGRIRMDCRPLDLVAELTDAVLFCEARIQREGLILSYTEPEEMIPVYADPDRLRQVFINIMDNAIKYSAPGGRITVKLWAGEYKAFVEIIDQGRGIPPEDLENVKTKFYKGSNSVRGSGIGLALVDSIMTALDGTMDIKSTLGRGTVVTLGLPLYHKV
- the recA gene encoding recombinase RecA translates to MAKNQNNNTVVPATKKTEPEAKKDALATALAQIEKQFGKGAVMKLGDNASMQVDAISTGSLGLDLALGVGGVPRGRIIEVYGPESSGKTTLALHILAEAQKQGGEVAFIDVEHALDPTYAEALGVDINNLLVSQPDTGEQAMEICEALVRSGAIDAIVVDSVAAMVPRAEIEGEMGDSHVGLQARLMSQAMRKLTSVIGKTNTVCVFINQLREKVGVMYGNPEVTTGGRALKYYASVRIDIRRVEGLKDSSGQFIGNHTRAKIVKNKVAPPFREAEFDIMFGEGISKMSELIDVGVKLGIVQKSGAWFNYGDVRLGQGRDNAKQFLKDNPEIANDIEGQIRANADKLYASRRPAGKNASSKAEEPAEAAKDAKEPVVKAPARSSESELDIMVED
- a CDS encoding N5-glutamine methyltransferase family protein; this translates as MVSAGLSPREAVRRVEARLVAAGCPDADYDARELFRAAAGRDARLSDRVLTTEEAEKLENLCTRREQREPLQYLCGIWSFLDFDLAVGPGVLCPRADTEVVAEAAANTLTGIAAPRVLDLCAGTGCLGLGVKRFCPAAQVTCVEKSPEAFVYLEKNCRCALKGQGGQTEDLLEPAAFEQEAAPAFDWGPALNALRAKAKPAYAVEPVQGDLFTYWKSAPEGELDLIVSNPPYLTAEEMRHLQPEVAQEPAMALEAGEDGLVFYRALAQHYQKLLRPGGALVLEIGWQQREAVTALLAANGWADIACRKDFGGNDRCMIARRPG
- a CDS encoding response regulator transcription factor codes for the protein MVRVLVVEDEANIREMIALNLRLAGMEAVEAESAEAALPLLEQKPGCDAAILDVMLPGMNGFSLCETIRRTDQKIGIIILSAKGQEQDKIRGLSIGADDYMTKPFSVSELLARVEALCRRVSRTAGGDEKEKSSPLGMLTSGEFVLDENRRVLLKAGQPIELTQVEFQIMELFFRNPGIALVREKILKGVWGENYFGDVKIVDVNIRRLRMKVEDEPSKPAHILTVWGYGYRWEE